A genomic segment from Helicoverpa armigera isolate CAAS_96S chromosome 10, ASM3070526v1, whole genome shotgun sequence encodes:
- the LOC110372296 gene encoding ribose-5-phosphate isomerase: MLLKVCASSILKHSATVVNLRQFCSKSAKMSLEEAKQFAAHRAVNEYVTNDCIFGVGSGSTVVYAVQRLAERVETENLKVTCIPTSFQAKQLIVKHNLTLGELDTNPTIDVTIDGADEVDAHMTLIKGGGGCLLQEKIVASCSKKLIVIADYTKDSKKLGDRYKKGIPIEVVPMAYVPIQNKIAALYGGEVKLRKAVAKAGPVVTDNGNFILDWVFTNQDLDWDKVNKYIKMIPGVVETGLFVNMCEKAYFGQPEGNVIERVAV; the protein is encoded by the coding sequence ATGTTGCTTAAAGTCTGTGCATCGTCAATATTGAAACACAGTGCTACAGTTGTAAACTTACGACAGTTTTGTAGTAAAAGCGCTAAAATGTCTTTAGAAGAAGCTAAACAATTTGCCGCTCACCGGGCTGTTAATGAGTACGTAACAAATGATTGTATATTCGGCGTCGGCAGTGGATCAACTGTTGTATACGCGGTTCAAAGGCTCGCTGAAAGAGTGGAAACGGAAAATTTGAAGGTGACCTGCATCCCTACATCATTTCAAGCAAAACAGCTGATCGTTAAGCATAACCTAACATTGGGCGAGCTTGATACGAATCCTACGATAGACGTGACAATCGATGGAGCCGACGAGGTGGATGCTCACATGACGCTCATCAAGGGTGGTGGCGGTTGTTTACTACAAGAAAAAATAGTTGCCTCTTGCTCCAAGAAGCTTATTGTTATAGCTGACTACACAAAAGATTCTAAAAAGCTAGGAGACAGATACAAAAAAGGTATACCAATAGAAGTTGTACCCATGGCTTATGTACCAATTCAGAATAAGATTGCTGCTCTTTATGGAGGGGAAGTGAAGTTACGCAAAGCTGTTGCCAAGGCTGGCCCTGTAGTGACTGACAATGGTAACTTCATTCTCGACTGGGTGTTCACAAACCAAGACTTGGATTGGgacaaagtaaataagtatataaaaatgattCCTGGTGTTGTAGAGACtggtttatttgtaaacatgtGTGAGAAGGCATACTTTGGACAGCCTGAAGGCAATGTAATAGAGAGAGTTGCTGTATAA
- the LOC126055134 gene encoding uncharacterized protein LOC126055134 isoform X2 gives MTHASSVLPNLDHFDCEGDPTSVGTRWEKWKRAFEIYLLAANVDTPVQKRATLLHVGGIALQEVYYNLPGAHAEVAEGVDVYAIALKKLDGYFAPKQSRIYERYLFRLMKQEDGEQFERFLLRLRNQADKCQFHNKEEHIIDQITEKCRLVELRKKILECGDTITLDEIISKANALEVVTRQLEQFKTINTKDGNNFNKAEINEINNKKRYNKHLQKQSSYTKCSRCGSSSHFSNDTKCPAKDKRCVKCGFIGHFHEHCRTRQKRKFSNSKTETTHKKPRLGTKKDADRTEIDYIFNLDEEGNTKSKADEVEEKEIDKSRIEYIFHLDEDETVKCNLGGVSVDMLIDSGSKCNVITDKTWQFLKDNSVKISNQVRKPNKILISYGSKEPLDIMGSFEADISVGSHNSIKCTVYVIRNGTRDLLGKETAIQLGILKIGLQINAVSNDVPLEKAFPKFKGVTVQIPIDQKVKPVIQPYRRVPIPLEEKVARKLKELKEADIIEEVNEPSPWVSPMVPVLKEGQEEANHPRNYFIKDNLETRFRQHQIWNTKQ, from the exons ATGACTCATGCATCATCGGTACTTCCGAACTTAGACCATTTTGACTGCGAAGGCGACCCAACATCTGTTGGCACTCGCTGGGAGAAATGGAAGAGGGcatttgaaatttatttactGGCTGCCAATGTCGATACTCCAGTACAGAAACGTGCTACTCTCCTCCATGTTGGAGGAATAGCACTTCAAGAAGTTTATTATAACCTTCCCGGAGCTCATGCCGAAGTCGCAGAAGGTGTCGATGTCTATGCAATAGCTCTAAAAAAATTGGACGGTTATTTTGCTCCAAAGCAAAGTCGGATTTACGAAAGGTACCTTTTTCGTCTTATGAAACAGGAGGATGGAGAACAATTTGAACGATTTTTACTAAGGTTGAGAAACCAAGCCGACAAATGTCAATTCCATAACAAAGAGGAGCATATTATCGATCAAATCACTGAAAAGTGTCGATTAGTcgaattaagaaaaaaaattttaGAATGCGGCGATACAATTACTCTAGACGAAATCATTAGTAAAGCAAATGCATTGGAGGTTGTAACTCGACAACTagaacaatttaaaacaataaatacgaaAGATGGAAACAATTTTAACAAAGcagaaattaatgaaattaataacaagaaaagatataataaacatttacaaaaacaatcatCATATACAAAATGTTCTAGATGTGGAAGCTCTTCCCATTTTTCTAATGACACAAAATGTCCAGCAAAAGATAAAAGATGTGTAAAGTGTGGTTTCATCGGTCATTTCCATGAACATTGTAGGACCCGACAGAAAAGAAAATTTTCAAACAGCAAGACAGAGACGACACACAAAAAACCAAGACTAGGAACCAAAAAAGACGCTGATAGAACTGAAATTGACTACATTTTCAACCTGGATGAAGAAGGAAATACAAAAAGTAAGGCAGATGAAGTAGAAGAGAAGGAAATAGATAAGTCCCGAATTGAGTATATTTTCCATCTAGATGAAGACGAAACTGTTAAGTGCAATTTAGGGGGAGTTAGCGTTGACATGTTAATAGATTCAGGAAGTAAATGCAATGTTATTACTGACAAAACATGGCAATTCTTAAAAGATAACAGCGTAAAAATTTCTAATCAAGTACGCAAACCTAATAAGATACTTATTTCCTACGGCAGTAAAGAACCCTTGGACATTATGGGCTCTTTTGAAGCGGACATTTCAGTGGGTAGTCATAATAGTATAAAATGCACCGTTTATGTCATCAGAAACGGTACACGTGATCTATTGGGCAAAGAAACTGCGATTCAATTAGGCATACTTAAAATTGGACTTCAAATTAATGCTGTTAGCAATGATGTACCTTTAGAAAAAGCTTTTCCGAAGTTCAAAGGAGTGACTGTCCAGATTCCAATAGACCAAAAAGTTAAACCAGTCATTCAACCATATAGAAGGGTTCCCATCCCTTTAGAAGAAAAGGTTGCTAGGAAATTAAAGGAACTTAAAGAAGCAGATATCATCGAGGAAGTAAATGAACCTTCACCGTGGGTATCACCGATGGTTCCAGTTCTCAAAGAAGGACAAGAAGAG GCAAATCACCCTCGGaactattttataaaagacaATTTAGAGACAAGATTCCGGCAGCACCAGATATGGAATACAAAACAATAG
- the LOC126055134 gene encoding uncharacterized protein K02A2.6 isoform X1 yields MTHASSVLPNLDHFDCEGDPTSVGTRWEKWKRAFEIYLLAANVDTPVQKRATLLHVGGIALQEVYYNLPGAHAEVAEGVDVYAIALKKLDGYFAPKQSRIYERYLFRLMKQEDGEQFERFLLRLRNQADKCQFHNKEEHIIDQITEKCRLVELRKKILECGDTITLDEIISKANALEVVTRQLEQFKTINTKDGNNFNKAEINEINNKKRYNKHLQKQSSYTKCSRCGSSSHFSNDTKCPAKDKRCVKCGFIGHFHEHCRTRQKRKFSNSKTETTHKKPRLGTKKDADRTEIDYIFNLDEEGNTKSKADEVEEKEIDKSRIEYIFHLDEDETVKCNLGGVSVDMLIDSGSKCNVITDKTWQFLKDNSVKISNQVRKPNKILISYGSKEPLDIMGSFEADISVGSHNSIKCTVYVIRNGTRDLLGKETAIQLGILKIGLQINAVSNDVPLEKAFPKFKGVTVQIPIDQKVKPVIQPYRRVPIPLEEKVARKLKELKEADIIEEVNEPSPWVSPMVPVLKEGQEEVRICLDMRRANQAIIRENHPLPTMNELLPNFRQAKFFSKLDIKNAFHQLEIHEDCRYITTFSTSKGLYRYKRLMFGISCAPEMFQKILEKMLLGCEGTFNFIDDIIIHGTTEKQHDERLSKVLRVLKENDVLLNKNKCIYKTQTIEFLGHVLSAKGIRPLEKYLTAIKTSRIPNTTEEIQSFLGLVNFVSKWIPNVATLTEPLRELLRLGLGKSANVQQFWTSKQDEAFEALKESISNIKTLGYYNPSDTTQVIADASPVGLGAVLVQVGKDGPRVIAFGHKSLTDCEKRYCQTEKEALALVWAVEHFKIYLLGKDFELISDHKPLETIFGRTSKPCARIERWVLRLQAYRYKVVYRPGKSNIADTISRLCKTSSSEPFDSENYINQIVNYSRPVAVPLNEIERCSVGDEEILKVKEGIFNNDWHDSINYYKNIQNELCFNGNILLRGTRIVIPGNLRQQVLEAAHEGHPGIVAMKARLRTKVWWPRIDKDAEHLVKACRGCTLVSNPTPPHPMKRRALPAEPWVDVAMDFLGPLPTHDYLLIVVDYYSRYKEIKIMRSITSLDTIKVLKEMFSRLGYPATLTCDNGNQFTSEVFQKYCKECGIILYNTVPYWPQMNGEVERQNRDVLKRLKICQAENGNWKEDIFNYLMMYNSTPHSVTGKSPSELFYKRQFRDKIPAAPDMEYKTIDEEVRDRDLQMKEKGKEYGDLKRKATDSNCEIGEKVLVKNVIKNNKLTSNFNPTTHTITDVNGGDISIRNDETGKEYRRNIVHLKKVNDSWTVVGQNNNNDDLESNDCQGSLN; encoded by the coding sequence ATGACTCATGCATCATCGGTACTTCCGAACTTAGACCATTTTGACTGCGAAGGCGACCCAACATCTGTTGGCACTCGCTGGGAGAAATGGAAGAGGGcatttgaaatttatttactGGCTGCCAATGTCGATACTCCAGTACAGAAACGTGCTACTCTCCTCCATGTTGGAGGAATAGCACTTCAAGAAGTTTATTATAACCTTCCCGGAGCTCATGCCGAAGTCGCAGAAGGTGTCGATGTCTATGCAATAGCTCTAAAAAAATTGGACGGTTATTTTGCTCCAAAGCAAAGTCGGATTTACGAAAGGTACCTTTTTCGTCTTATGAAACAGGAGGATGGAGAACAATTTGAACGATTTTTACTAAGGTTGAGAAACCAAGCCGACAAATGTCAATTCCATAACAAAGAGGAGCATATTATCGATCAAATCACTGAAAAGTGTCGATTAGTcgaattaagaaaaaaaattttaGAATGCGGCGATACAATTACTCTAGACGAAATCATTAGTAAAGCAAATGCATTGGAGGTTGTAACTCGACAACTagaacaatttaaaacaataaatacgaaAGATGGAAACAATTTTAACAAAGcagaaattaatgaaattaataacaagaaaagatataataaacatttacaaaaacaatcatCATATACAAAATGTTCTAGATGTGGAAGCTCTTCCCATTTTTCTAATGACACAAAATGTCCAGCAAAAGATAAAAGATGTGTAAAGTGTGGTTTCATCGGTCATTTCCATGAACATTGTAGGACCCGACAGAAAAGAAAATTTTCAAACAGCAAGACAGAGACGACACACAAAAAACCAAGACTAGGAACCAAAAAAGACGCTGATAGAACTGAAATTGACTACATTTTCAACCTGGATGAAGAAGGAAATACAAAAAGTAAGGCAGATGAAGTAGAAGAGAAGGAAATAGATAAGTCCCGAATTGAGTATATTTTCCATCTAGATGAAGACGAAACTGTTAAGTGCAATTTAGGGGGAGTTAGCGTTGACATGTTAATAGATTCAGGAAGTAAATGCAATGTTATTACTGACAAAACATGGCAATTCTTAAAAGATAACAGCGTAAAAATTTCTAATCAAGTACGCAAACCTAATAAGATACTTATTTCCTACGGCAGTAAAGAACCCTTGGACATTATGGGCTCTTTTGAAGCGGACATTTCAGTGGGTAGTCATAATAGTATAAAATGCACCGTTTATGTCATCAGAAACGGTACACGTGATCTATTGGGCAAAGAAACTGCGATTCAATTAGGCATACTTAAAATTGGACTTCAAATTAATGCTGTTAGCAATGATGTACCTTTAGAAAAAGCTTTTCCGAAGTTCAAAGGAGTGACTGTCCAGATTCCAATAGACCAAAAAGTTAAACCAGTCATTCAACCATATAGAAGGGTTCCCATCCCTTTAGAAGAAAAGGTTGCTAGGAAATTAAAGGAACTTAAAGAAGCAGATATCATCGAGGAAGTAAATGAACCTTCACCGTGGGTATCACCGATGGTTCCAGTTCTCAAAGAAGGACAAGAAGAGGTACGTATTTGCTTAGATATGAGAAGAGCCAATCAAGCAATTATTAGAGAAAATCATCCCCTTCCCACGATGAATGAACTGCTACCTAATTTTCGGCAAGctaaatttttttcaaaattggatATAAAAAACGCGTTCCATCAACTCGAAATTCATGAAGATTGTAGGTACATCACTACATTCAGTACTAGCAAAGGGCTGTATAGGTATAAAAGGCTAATGTTTGGGATTTCATGCGCACCTGAAATGTTCCaaaaaattttagaaaaaatgttATTAGGTTGCGAAGGTACATTCAATTTTATCgatgatattattatacatGGTACTACAGAAAAACAGCATGACGAAAGGTTAAGTAAGGTGCTACGagttttaaaggaaaatgacgttttattaaataaaaataaatgcatttataaAACTCAAACAATTGAATTTCTTGGTCATGTACTTTCAGCTAAGGGCATTAGGCcgcttgaaaaatatttgacagCCATTAAAACTAGTAGAATACCAAATACTACTGAAGAAATTCAAAGCTTTTTAGGGTTGGTTAACTTTGTAAGTAAATGGATTCCTAACGTAGCCACCCTTACTGAACCTTTACGGGAACTGTTACGGCTAGGACTTGGAAAGTCAGCAAACGTTCAACAATTTTGGACTTCCAAACAAGATGAGGCGTTTGAAGCTCTAAAAGAAAGCATTTCTAACATTAAAACTTTGGGTTATTATAATCCCTCTGACACAACTCAGGTTATCGCTGATGCCTCTCCTGTGGGGTTAGGCGCAGTGTTGGTCCAGGTTGGTAAAGATGGTCCCCGTGTGATCGCTTTTGGTCATAAGTCTCTTACTGATTGTGAAAAGAGATATTGCCAAACTGAGAAAGAAGCTTTAGCGCTCGTCTGGGCAGTGGAGCATTTTAAAATTTACCTATTGGGCAAAGACTTCGAACTAATAAGCGATCACAAGCCATTGGAAACCATTTTTGGACGAACTTCTAAACCATGTGCCAGAATAGAACGGTGGGTCCTCAGGTTACAGGCGTATAGGTACAAAGTCGTTTACAGACCAGGTAAATCCAATATAGCTGACACAATTTCCAGACTTTGCAAAACTTCTTCGTCAGAACCATTTGACtctgaaaattatattaatcaaaTAGTAAATTACAGCAGACCTGTTGCGGTTCCATTAAACGAAATTGAAAGATGTTCTGTGGGAGACGAAGAAATTTTAAAAGTCAAAGAgggtatttttaataatgattgGCACGATTCTATtaactattataaaaatatacaaaatgagCTATGTTTTAATGGGAATATTCTTCTTCGCGGTACTAGAATAGTCATACCCGGTAATCTCCGTCAACAGGTACTGGAAGCGGCCCATGAAGGCCATCCAGGTATAGTAGCGATGAAGGCTCGTCTTAGAACTAAGGTGTGGTGGCCTAGAATTGATAAAGATGCTGAACATCTAGTAAAAGCTTGTCGAGGCTGTACACTTGTATCTAATCCTACTCCACCACATCCGATGAAAAGACGAGCACTTCCCGCCGAGCCTTGGGTCGACGTAGCGATGGATTTCTTGGGGCCCCTTCCTACTCACGATTACCTGTTGATTGTTGTTGATTACTATAGTCGGTATAAAGAGATTAAAATAATGCGTAGCATCACTTCCCTGGATACGATAAAAGTCTTGAAAGAAATGTTCTCCAGACTAGGTTATCCAGCAACTTTGACGTGTGACAACGGAAATCAGTTCACAAGTGAGGTTTTTCAGAAATATTGTAAGGAATGTGgaattattttgtacaatacaGTCCCATATTGGCCTCAGATGAATGGGGAAGTTGAAAGACAAAACCGGGATGTCTTAAAACGACTAAAAATTTGCCAAGCTGAAAACGGGAACTGGAAAGaggacatttttaattatttgatgatGTATAATAGTACACCACACTCTGTTACAGGCAAATCACCCTCGGaactattttataaaagacaATTTAGAGACAAGATTCCGGCAGCACCAGATATGGAATACAAAACAATAGATGAAGAAGTGAGAGACAGAGATCTACAAATGAAAGAAAAAGGAAAAGAGTATGGGGATCTTAAAAGGAAAGCGACAGATAGCAACTGCGAAATAGGGGAAAAAGTATTggtaaaaaatgtaattaaaaataataagttgacCTCCAATTTCAATCCTACTACCCATACAATAACGGATGTGAATGGTGGCGATATTAGTATTCGAAATGATGAAACCGGGAAAGAATATCGGCGTAACATAGTGCACTTAAAGAAAGTAAATGATTCATGGACTGTAGTtggtcaaaataataataatgatgatttaGAGAGCAATGACTGTCAAGGGTCATTAAATTGA
- the LOC110372270 gene encoding uncharacterized protein LOC110372270: protein MNSEMSEDEMEANKMRNALTAIANEMQKLHSETASSNETEKNENGETLNKLIKCKTNLNLRKIQIKKLKRNLRTACVVAKTMSSAKAAEAASLSTHLDITRSKYMDLVHQQSEKNEVIHQLNGENRALRNRLDFYNNIIQLGYKELQNMRNECEENISFAEQLKHIIVCCGQYYADHFNEHERCTRLEQKNRFLNTKIVIMESNLKAATDELRNLRTCIKPYREKRDTPTNSRHCIDVVCSEYKMGSHQRNFANVTMTFELNNCSSPTSMKDLDLTSHLKTVKKLLDDQDNLIKDLKSLSKGINVDETYLTYFIYIYLQRLFVSTHPKGHETP, encoded by the exons ATGAATTCAGAAATGAGTGAGGATGAAATGGAAGCTAACAAAATGCGAAATGCTCTTACTGCTATCGCAAATGAAATGCAAAA GCTTCACAGTGAAACTGCATCTTCAAATGAAACAGAAAAGAATGAAAATGGagaaactttaaataaacttataaaatgCAAGACAAATCTTAATTTGAGAaagattcaaattaaaaaactaaaaagaaatCTCCGAACAGCATGTG tcgTTGCTAAAACTATGTCATCAGCTAAGGCAGCCGAAGCAGCATCACTCAGTACCCATTTAGATATTACAAGAAGTAAATATATGGACTTAGTACACCAACAGAGTGAAAAAAATGAAGTAATACACCAATTGAATGGAGAAAACCGCGCTCTCCGTAATCGGCTAGATTTTTACAACAACATTATTCAATTAGGATATAAAGAGTTACAAAATATGCGAAATGAATGcgaagaaaatatttcttttgccGAACAATTGAAACATATTATTGTTTGCTGTGGACAGTATTACGCAGATCATTTTAATGAACATGAGAGATGTACTCGATTAGAACAGAAAAATAGGTTCTTGAATACTAAAATAGTCATAATGGAAAGTAATTTGAAAGCAGCTACAGACGAACTCCGAAATCTTCGTACTTGCATAAAACCTTACCGTGAGAAAAGAGACACTCCAACAAATTCACGGCATTGCATTGACGTGGTATGCTCGGAGTACAAAATGGGTTCTCACCAAAGAAACTTTGCAAATGTAACCATGACGTTTGAACTAAATAATTGCTCTTCACCGACTTCTATGAAAGATCTAGACCTAACCAGCCACttaaagacagttaaaaaaCTTCTCGATGATCAAGATAATCTCATAAAAGATTTGAAAAGTCTTTCAAAGGGAATAAATGTTGATGAAacatatttaacttattttatttacatttacttacagCGTCTGTTTGTAAGTACCCATCCTAAAGGCCATGAAACTCCTTAA
- the LOC110372360 gene encoding osteocalcin 2: MNKALLLLLATLALLAMTEARSCGVQRSRCEDRKKCDDDSSSSSSSSSSSSSSSSSSSSEEDGDCDNDKKHHKDSSSSSSSSSSSSSSSSSSSSSEEDDNECNYEPKKSRHFKSRGCGGTKN; this comes from the exons ATGAACAAAGCTCTATTATTACTGTTGGCAACATTAGCCCTTCTGGCGATGACTGAAGCGAGATCCTG TGGCGTACAACGATCAAGATGCGAAGAT agGAAAAAATGCGATGACGATTCCagttcgtcatcatcatcatcttcatcgtcTTCGTCATCGTCATCGTCGTCATCATCTGAAGAGGACGGCGATTGTGACAAC gACAAGAAGCATCACAAAGACTCGTCTTCCTCGTCGTCATCATCTTCATCCTCGTCAtcttcatcatcgtcatcgtcatcatctgaGGAGGACGACAATGAGTGTAACTATGAG CCAAAGAAATCGAGGCACTTCAAGTCCCGAGGATGTGGTGGGACCAAGAACTAA